One region of Mangifera indica cultivar Alphonso chromosome 3, CATAS_Mindica_2.1, whole genome shotgun sequence genomic DNA includes:
- the LOC123210201 gene encoding chalcone synthase 1-like: protein MVSVQEVLKAQRAEGPATVMAIGTATPPNCVDQSTYPDYYFRVTNSEHKTELKEKFKRMCEKSMIKKRYMYLTEEILKENPSICEYMAPSLDARQDMVVVEVPKLGKEAATKAIREWGQPKSKITHLVFCTTSGVDMPGADYQLTKLLGLRPSVKRYMMYQQGCFAGGTVLRLAKDLAENNKGARVLVVCSEITAVTFRGPSDTHLDSLVGQALFGDGAAAVIVGSDPVLGVEKPMFELVSTAQTILPDSDGAIDGHLREVGLTFHLLKDVPGLISKNIEKSLVEAFKPLGISDWNSLFWIAHPGGPAILDQVELKLGLKEEKLLATRHILSEYGNMSSACVLFILDEMRKKSIENGFKTTGEGLEWGVLFGFGPGLTVETVVLHSVATA, encoded by the exons ATGGTGAGCGTTCAGGAAGTTCTCAAAGCTCAACGTGCCGAAGGCCCAGCCACCGTCATGGCAATCGGAACGGCAACTCCTCCCAACTGTGTTGATCAAAGCACCTATCCCGACTATTATTTTCGCGTCACCAACAGTGAACACAAAACGGAGCTTAAAGAGAAATTCAAGCGCATGT GTGAAAAGTCTATGATCAAAAAACGATACATGTACTTGACTGAGgagattttaaaagaaaacccaAGTATTTGTGAATACATGGCTCCTTCATTGGACGCCAGGCAAGATATGGTGGTAGTTGAGGTCCCAAAGCTTGGCAAAGAAGCTGCCACCAAGGCCATTAGAGAATGGGGTCAACCCAAATCCAAAATAACTCACTTGGTGTTCTGCACCACTAGCGGTGTTGACATGCCTGGTGCTGACTACCAGCTCACTAAGCTCTTGGGTCTTCGTCCTTCTGTTAAGCGTTACATGATGTACCAACAAGGATGCTTTGCTGGTGGCACGGTTCTTCGCCTTGCCAAAGACTTGGCTGAGAACAACAAAGGTGCTCGTGTCCTAGTAGTGTGCTCAGAAATTACTGCTGTTACTTTCCGTGGTCCTAGTGACACCCATCTTGATAGTCTTGTGGGTCAAGCCTTGTTTGGCGATGGTGCAGCCGCTGTCATTGTTGGTTCTGACCCTGTTCTCGGAGTTGAGAAGCCCATGTTTGAATTAGTTTCTACTGCGCAAACAATATTGCCTGACAGTGACGGGGCTATTGATGGACATCTTCGTGAAGTTGGGCTTACATTTCACCTCTTGAAAGATGTCCCGGGGCTTATTTCAAAGAATATCGAGAAGAGTTTGGTTGAGGCATTCAAACCTTTGGGTATCTCTGATTGGAACTCCCTTTTCTGGATTGCACACCCTGGAGGACCTGCAATTTTGGACCAAGTCGAACTCAAATTGGGGCTTAAAGAAGAGAAATTACTTGCCACAAGACATATTCTTTCTGAGTATGGTAACATGTCAAGTGCATGTGTCTTGtttattttggatgaaatgAGAAAGAAATCGATTGAAAATGGATTCAAGACCACAGGAGAAGGTCTTGAGTGGGGAGTTCTATTCGGATTTGGACCTGGGCTTACTGTTGAAACAGTCGTTCTTCACAGTGTTGCTACTGCTTAA